One part of the Pieris napi chromosome 4, ilPieNapi1.2, whole genome shotgun sequence genome encodes these proteins:
- the LOC125049126 gene encoding UNC93-like protein — translation MPSSVVFGTNEKWRINRNIFVLGFAFMIHFTAFHGTANLQSSVNTDAAAGTFTLAAIYFSLILSNIFLPALVIQWLGCKWTMALSFIAYMPFIIAQFYPHLHTLVPAGMMVGFGGGPLWCAKCTYLSVVAEPYAKLSGVSAEVLVVRFFGLFFMFYQMAQIWGNLISSSILSSSLGDVTLYSNETYLNADVIASFNYSIPAPDYGATCGVNFCSGSEEHDNSNLEPPSPLKIQLIAGIYLACMLAACVLVAIGVDSLSRYNTGRQPTGHGKSGLQLLAVTLRQLRHKYQLLLLPVIGYIGAEQAFMAADFTQAFVGCAYGIPNIGFVMICFGVFNALAAPVAGAVVKVTGRFPVMLTALLLNLCLLTALLLWRPDPEQWLMFYFLAAIWGTADAVWLVQVNALSGILFPGDEEAAYSNFRLWEATGSVLSYASAPYLCVRTRLYVLLGLLLLGFSGYTTIEVMEYKVKKRHHQERNFELVTKTEQD, via the exons ATGCCGTCATCTGTAGTCTTTGGTACGAACGAGAAATGGCGCATAAATCGAAACATATTTGTACTCGGTTTCGCCTTCATGATCCACTTCACCGCATTTCATGGTACTGCTAATCTTCAGAGCTCTGTTAACACTGATGCAGCAGCGGGTACCTTCACATTGGCTGCGATATACTTTTCGCTGATCctgtcaaatatatttttgcctGCCTTGGTTATACa ATGGCTCGGCTGCAAATGGACTATGGCCTTATCATTCATAGCATACATGCCGTTTATCATTGCTCAATTCTACCCACATCTTCACACCCTGGTGCCAGCTGGAATGATGGTTGGTTTTGGAGGAGGGCCGCTGTGGTGCGCTAAGTGTACTTATTTATCAGtc GTCGCAGAACCATATGCAAAGCTGTCAGGAGTATCAGCGGAGGTGTTGGTGGTCAGGTTCTTCGGTCTTTTCTTCATGTTCTATCAAATGGCGCAGATTTGGGGAAATCTTATTTCCTCTTCAA ttttATCATCCAGTCTTGGTGACGTCACATTATATTCCAACGAAACCTACCTAAATGCTGACGTCATAGCCTCCTTTAACTACTCGATACCAGCACCTGACTATGGTGCTACGTGTGGTGTGAACTTCTGCAGCGGAAGTGAGGAACAT GacaattcaaatttagaacCTCCCTCGCCGCTGAAAATTCAGCTTATAGCTGGTATATACCTGGCTTGTATGCTCGCTGCTTGTGTCTTGGTAGCTATAGGAGTTGATTCATTGTCCAG GTACAACACCGGCCGTCAGCCAACAGGCCATGGCAAATCTGGCCTGCAGCTGCTAGCTGTGACGCTGCGACAATTACGCCATAAGTACCAGTTATTACTGCTTCCTGTTATTGGCTATATCGGTGCTGAACAGGCGTTCATGGCTGCTGATTTCACTCAG gcTTTCGTAGGCTGCGCTTACGGCATCCCAAACATTGGTTTCGTGATGATTTGCTTCGGTGTGTTCAATGCTTTAGCAGCTCCTGTCGCCGGTGCAGTCGTCAAAGTTACTGGAAGATTTCCAGTCATGTTAACCGCCTTG CTCCTAAATCTCTGTCTTTTGACGGCCCTTCTGCTTTGGAGACCAGACCCCGAACAATGGCTGATGTTTTACTTCTTGGCAGCCATTTGGGGGACGGCTGATGCTGTATGGCTGGTACAAGTTAATG CTTTGTCTGGTATCTTATTCCCTGGTGATGAGGAAGCGGCCTATTCAAACTTCAGGCTGTGGGAGGCGACCGGCAGTGTGCTGTCATACGCATCAGCTCCATATCTCTGTGTTCGCACaag ATTATACGTCCTCCTGGGTTTGCTGTTATTGGGTTTCTCTGGATATACAACCATCGAAGTGATGGAGTACAAAGTAAAGAAACGTCACCACCAAGAGAGGAACTTCGAACTAGTCACGAAAACTGAGCAAGATTAA